A window of Malania oleifera isolate guangnan ecotype guangnan chromosome 2, ASM2987363v1, whole genome shotgun sequence genomic DNA:
GCGTCATCCCCTCCAAGATCCGCGAGGCCACAAGATCACCAAGAAAGGAACGCGTACCGTGGAGGACTCAATTCCCCGTTGCTCCCTGCGCAGTGCGATTGCGTCATCCGATTTTACTCCGCCGGCCCCGATCGTGGTGAAGAGGCGGCGATTCACGACCCTCATCGATGACGATGACTGCGGAATGGACGACGGAGATGCAACGCCTGGGGTCGCAAGAAAGCTTGGGGACCTCCTGGATAAGGTGGCTTCGGAGAGCGCCGGTCCTAAGGAAGAGAGGCAGGGGATGAACTGAAAACGAAGACGAAGTACTTCCTGCGAAAATAATTAGGGTTTCCTCGCGATTATCCACGCTAAGGAGTGGTTGATTCTGTATACGGTCGGTGAATTTTTTTGTCTCGACGAAATTGAAGAGCATCGCATTAGGTTGTCTGAAAATTCTTTCCCTTCCTCTTCATTTTATCTCATAAAATGTTGCAAAGACACTCTTTGGTTGTCTGTTTCTCGGCGCGCCCAAATTAAGAAGTTTTTTGGATGTTGGGGTAAAAGGATTTGTTAATGTGGTTTTACTGTGAAATTTTGATGTTGATTCAATTCGCTGATTTTTCTTATTGTTCTTAAAATCAAATGCATCAAAAGTCCATGTTTTGTTTCTTAACATCTTGCAGGTTACAAgctgggaagaagaagaagaagaagaagaagaagaagaagaagaagaagaagaagaagaaagcatgtttgtttgatgaaattgaACGGACAATATTAGTAGGCTACAAGctgggaggaggaggaggaggaagaagaagaagaagaagaagaagaagaaagcatgtttgtttgatgaaattgaACAGACAATATTAGTGGTTTTATTTAATTGATACGAGGAGGCAGTCACCAAGTTAATCTATGACACACTTGGCATATGATTGGAGACTTCTGCTCCAAGAATTTAGTAAAGCGCAAATAAATTAAACTCTTACTTTATGTTTACCTGTTCTAGGATAAGGTTGTCGAGACTTTCTATTTTTAACAAATGCAGATAGAACTTTTATTTCTTGGAGTGCGAAGCCCTGTTGCTGCCACCAGTTTGCAAGGTGATGAAGCCAAAGAATTTACAATTTCTTGGAATGCAAATTTCTTCTGCCAATTTCTTCTGCAGGCAAATTTCGCAATGTATGAAGATACAATTAACATTTTTTCTGCCATTAGGGCTGAATTTTGGAGCATTAGTTTCcactataaaatataaattttcatgaCGCTTGATagaatccacacaaattcaaattcgaaGTTCGAAGTTTAAAGTTTGAATCCCGGATATAAGATATCCTAAAACTGAAAACCCAAGGTGACTTATATTGAATCCCAAGAGATAAAGATGGAACCTACGAGTAAAAGCAACAGAATTGAAAGAACAATCACAATATTCAGATTTGTGATTGCTTAGAGAAAAATAAGAACCAATAAGAGTAACAAAAAAATTCGAAATTATTCTTTTCACGTAGAACCACAGCAAATATAACACAACAAAAACACAGAATAAGTTGAAATATATTTATTGGCCTGAAACATTAAAAAATCTTTTACTGGAAAAATTATAAAGACTAAGATGTTTTATGgcaaaagataaaaaatatagCAGGTGTTTATGATCCTCGAGTTGATTTACTGGAAAATACAATTGAAAGCCTGCTATGGCCCAGTGGCAGATCTGAATTGTTGTAAGCATTCATTATTTTCTTACAGCATCATAACATCAATTGATCCATAATTataatcaaaaatcaaatataaatgtTTGTGATAAAAATAGTTTCATTAAAACGGTTGCAAAATAAATAGATATGTTTCAAACATTTTTACtgcaagaaattgaaaatgattaGACATATATCAAACTTGCCTTTCTTCATACTTGGAAATATCTTGAAATCAACTCATTAAAATACTATTGAATACATCTATCATAATATTCAACCAAGCAATCATATCTTTACTCggttattaatttaaaatttaattgctCTTTACACTTGATATAATAACATATCATTGACAATTTTTCACAAGCAAATGCATAAACAACAACAAACCGAGCCTTAAGTCCCAATAGGTGGGTCCAACTACATAATcctttttttcccaatttaaatGATCATGGGCAATTTCTACCAACAAATTCAAGACTACTAAAAccttactatctcatttcaagttattttaagtatACACCTATCCCTTCTACT
This region includes:
- the LOC131148201 gene encoding uncharacterized protein LOC131148201; the protein is MGDFSASSIHLSRLDDCHGDALIRHRVDSPQSVLDPLLSSMAGLSFTRHPLQDPRGHKITKKGTRTVEDSIPRCSLRSAIASSDFTPPAPIVVKRRRFTTLIDDDDCGMDDGDATPGVARKLGDLLDKVASESAGPKEERQGMN